The proteins below are encoded in one region of Acidobacteriota bacterium:
- the rpsF gene encoding 30S ribosomal protein S6, protein MMEELKKAVYETTFIIAPTLSDEERKGLIEEILLLIEREDGEIMKVEKWGERDLAYPIKKFEKGYYVYILYQADPGVDRKVERQLKLKEEVLRYLTVRIKKKKLLAKLLAGEKGVEEKEEIPASPAELEKAETEKEKEEKDVS, encoded by the coding sequence ATGATGGAAGAGTTGAAAAAGGCTGTTTATGAAACGACCTTTATTATTGCTCCCACCCTTTCCGACGAGGAGAGGAAGGGCCTCATAGAGGAGATCCTCCTGTTGATCGAGCGGGAGGATGGGGAGATAATGAAGGTTGAAAAGTGGGGTGAGCGAGACCTCGCTTATCCGATAAAGAAGTTTGAGAAGGGATATTATGTCTACATCCTCTATCAGGCTGATCCCGGAGTGGACCGAAAGGTAGAGAGGCAGCTCAAGCTGAAGGAGGAGGTCCTCCGTTATCTCACGGTGCGGATAAAGAAGAAAAAACTGTTAGCGAAACTCCTTGCTGGGGAGAAGGGGGTAGAGGAGAAGGAGGAAATCCCCGCTTCTCCTGCTGAATTAGAGAAGGCGGAGACGGAGAAGGAAAAGGAGGAGAAAGATGTCTCTTAA
- a CDS encoding DUF4292 domain-containing protein yields MKKGLLLRVFFLSLLVFSLFSCAPKPRLSPELYRRARSNPSSFVREVQEKVAEVHSLGGRFTFLLNVRGKRHKAEGTLLAKRDSLLRLELGGPFGGTSLLFLMNKDKVYLYYIKDKKVVTAPATSETLFRLIGVNLSPSEVVAVVLGALVPDAGYRFSSPRFDEGKGLIEVRLSSSDGKGAVFIDPRIPSFSALEMEKRGKVVSVSYRSFFNVGFRLFPKLIEIELPDEGLNLRLRAKDITINPSFLKGDAFSFVFPSDVTFIPLSHIKGETPLLFREGE; encoded by the coding sequence ATGAAAAAGGGTTTACTCCTCCGAGTATTCTTTCTTTCTCTTCTTGTTTTCTCTCTTTTCTCTTGTGCCCCCAAGCCACGGCTCTCTCCTGAGCTTTACCGACGGGCGAGGAGCAATCCCTCCTCCTTCGTGAGGGAGGTGCAGGAGAAGGTGGCTGAGGTTCACTCTCTTGGTGGGCGGTTTACCTTTCTCTTAAATGTGAGGGGAAAAAGGCACAAAGCGGAGGGGACGCTTCTCGCAAAGAGGGATTCTTTGCTCCGGCTTGAGCTTGGAGGACCATTTGGGGGAACCTCCCTTCTTTTCTTGATGAATAAGGATAAGGTCTATCTCTACTATATAAAGGACAAAAAGGTTGTAACCGCTCCCGCTACTTCAGAGACGCTCTTCCGCCTCATTGGGGTAAATCTTTCCCCCTCCGAAGTGGTGGCGGTCGTTCTTGGTGCTCTTGTTCCTGATGCTGGATATCGGTTTTCCTCACCCCGTTTCGACGAGGGGAAGGGTCTTATTGAGGTTAGGCTTTCTTCTTCGGATGGCAAAGGGGCTGTTTTTATTGATCCTCGCATCCCATCATTTTCAGCACTTGAAATGGAGAAAAGGGGAAAGGTGGTTTCGGTCTCTTATCGTTCTTTCTTCAATGTTGGCTTCCGTCTTTTCCCAAAGCTCATCGAGATAGAACTACCCGATGAAGGGCTGAACCTAAGATTGAGGGCTAAGGATATCACCATTAATCCTTCTTTCCTTAAGGGAGATGCTTTTTCCTTCGTTTTCCCTTCCGATGTTACCTTTATTCCTCTATCCCATATCAAGGGTGAGACCCCCCTTCTTTTTAGGGAGGGCGAATGA
- a CDS encoding ribose-phosphate pyrophosphokinase has translation MDGELKVFSGNANPELSKAICDYLGIPIGELHLSTFSDGEIYCQIMENVRGKDVFIIQPTCPPVNHNLMELLVMLDAFSRASAGRITAVIPYYGYARQDRKDKPRVPISAKLVADLLSAAGANRILALDLHAPQIQGFFDIPVDHLFSTPVAIDYIKKKGLSPLVLVSPDAGGVERARAFAKRLNVSLAIADKRRVGANQAEVLHIIGEVEGKNAFIIDDMIDTAGTMVKTAKALLENGAKAVYAYGTHPVFSGPALDRLESSEIVEVVVTNSIPLSEKARASGKIVQLSVAPLLGEAIRRIHRGDSVSSLFV, from the coding sequence GTGGACGGTGAGCTTAAGGTCTTTTCTGGAAACGCCAATCCTGAGTTATCAAAGGCGATATGCGATTATTTGGGGATACCTATAGGGGAGCTCCATCTTTCCACCTTTAGTGATGGGGAGATATATTGTCAGATAATGGAGAATGTACGGGGGAAGGATGTCTTCATCATTCAACCCACCTGCCCCCCGGTGAACCATAATCTTATGGAGCTTCTGGTTATGCTCGATGCCTTTTCCCGGGCATCAGCGGGGAGGATAACCGCGGTCATCCCCTATTACGGTTATGCGAGACAGGATAGGAAGGACAAGCCCCGGGTGCCGATTAGTGCCAAGTTGGTGGCGGATCTTCTTTCGGCAGCGGGGGCTAACCGTATCCTTGCTCTTGATCTTCATGCCCCCCAGATCCAGGGCTTCTTCGACATTCCGGTTGACCATCTCTTTTCTACCCCGGTGGCAATAGATTACATCAAGAAAAAGGGGCTTTCGCCCTTGGTGCTTGTTTCTCCGGATGCTGGCGGGGTAGAGCGAGCAAGGGCTTTTGCCAAGAGGCTTAATGTAAGTTTGGCTATAGCGGATAAGAGGCGGGTGGGAGCAAACCAAGCAGAGGTACTACATATCATTGGAGAGGTCGAGGGTAAAAATGCGTTCATAATAGATGATATGATAGATACCGCTGGTACTATGGTGAAAACAGCGAAAGCCCTTCTGGAGAACGGGGCAAAAGCGGTTTACGCCTATGGCACCCATCCAGTATTCTCCGGACCGGCACTTGATAGGCTGGAGAGCTCGGAGATAGTCGAGGTGGTGGTGACCAATTCGATACCCCTTTCTGAGAAGGCGAGAGCGTCGGGTAAGATCGTTCAACTCTCGGTAGCCCCCTTACTCGGGGAGGCGATAAGGAGGATCCATAGGGGGGATTCGGTGAGTTCATTATTCGTTTAG
- a CDS encoding aminoacyl-tRNA hydrolase — protein MKAVVGLGNPGVFYQGTRHNFGFIALDYLADILGVRIAEDRGFYLAAETRMEGEEVVLVKPVTFMNLSGRAVADVLADYPISTEDLIVLHDDVDIELGRVRIKVNGGAGGHKGVLSVIEEIGTEDFTRIRLGLRGRRIKGEDLSSFVLSPFAPEELSLVEQALPKVKEAVELIISCGVAKAMSIFNRRDKGGRDA, from the coding sequence TTGAAGGCGGTAGTGGGATTAGGCAACCCTGGGGTTTTTTACCAGGGGACAAGGCATAATTTTGGTTTTATCGCTCTTGATTATCTGGCAGATATCCTCGGGGTGAGGATTGCTGAAGATAGGGGTTTTTATTTAGCTGCTGAGACGAGAATGGAAGGGGAGGAGGTAGTGTTGGTTAAGCCGGTTACCTTTATGAACCTGAGTGGTCGGGCGGTGGCGGATGTCCTTGCTGACTACCCGATTTCCACGGAAGATCTTATTGTCCTCCACGATGATGTCGATATAGAGCTCGGTAGGGTAAGGATTAAGGTAAATGGTGGTGCAGGAGGGCATAAGGGAGTTCTCTCGGTTATTGAGGAGATAGGAACAGAGGATTTCACCCGGATTCGTCTCGGTCTTAGGGGAAGGAGGATAAAGGGGGAGGACCTTTCTTCCTTCGTCTTATCACCTTTCGCCCCAGAGGAGCTGTCGCTGGTGGAGCAGGCTTTGCCCAAAGTGAAGGAGGCAGTGGAGCTCATTATCTCCTGTGGGGTGGCAAAAGCGATGAGTATCTTCAATCGCAGAGATAAAGGAGGAAGAGATGCCTAA
- a CDS encoding 50S ribosomal protein L25/general stress protein Ctc: protein MEEKLITAEERKELGKNVARRLRRNGRIPAIIYGENKKPIPIAIDPKPVLPLIRSGKGESTILRLKIGKKKEEKVIIKDYQVDPIRDTLAHVDFLRISMTKRIRVHIPIVLTGEAKGVKEEGGIVEFLLREVEIECLPGDIPDHIELDITELRTGDSLHISDITPPEKVEIVSDPTLTVVHIGAPAKVAAEAVEVTEEAEEAVEEEKKEVEEKVEEKEEEGEKE, encoded by the coding sequence ATGGAAGAGAAATTGATTACCGCTGAGGAGAGAAAAGAGCTGGGAAAGAATGTTGCCCGGAGATTGAGAAGGAACGGGCGGATACCAGCAATCATCTATGGTGAGAATAAAAAACCCATACCGATCGCCATCGATCCCAAGCCGGTGCTTCCGCTCATAAGATCGGGAAAGGGGGAGTCTACCATTCTTCGGTTGAAGATCGGAAAGAAAAAGGAGGAGAAGGTAATCATAAAGGACTATCAGGTCGATCCCATAAGGGATACCTTGGCTCATGTTGATTTCCTCCGCATCTCAATGACGAAGAGGATCCGGGTCCATATTCCCATTGTCCTTACCGGCGAGGCAAAAGGGGTAAAAGAAGAAGGCGGAATCGTTGAGTTCTTGCTCCGCGAGGTGGAAATAGAATGCCTTCCTGGGGATATACCTGACCATATAGAGCTCGATATTACCGAGCTGAGGACGGGAGACTCGCTCCACATCTCTGATATAACTCCTCCAGAGAAGGTGGAGATAGTAAGCGATCCAACCCTCACTGTAGTTCACATTGGAGCTCCGGCTAAGGTGGCAGCGGAAGCCGTTGAGGTGACCGAGGAGGCTGAGGAGGCGGTGGAAGAGGAGAAGAAGGAAGTAGAGGAGAAGGTAGAGGAGAAAGAAGAAGAGGGGGAGAAGGAATGA
- a CDS encoding sodium/proton-translocating pyrophosphatase — translation MPNLILIGLISGIVGFISSIILYFRLRDRERIKEEAYFIDASLNGGKWAFFISIPVALVVAFVIFLAKGATPIFGFLLGVLLAVLFLFIGERGILYKVEEGYFLALVGGFLSLLFLFLTFRLFSGGKGVLLFVLALSLVLLFSFFRIGKGILSEGARLAGGFSPSISRRGSAFSTVVEPFEALFASFAASYLLLLAEPARGSLLPFLLSLVLLGVGSGVVGFILSYISRRKVLVNILVSPLLFLIGGFFLCRYLSLSRSYFLVLLVAILFGVISFFIARYYTGGRSVGKLVESSRTGSATNIITGFALGLGSTFYPILLLSLLGYLSYRLAGSFGIALSALSLSLLAPSLSFISLVEAVEDSLPRGRGSWGWFFLSSSLAVLSLIFAYPVIAQMVAVSVISAKVVVGLFAGGALSFFFVSSVLSGVSRLARRDEAGKALKVSSLASYAGRRALIPVVFALIFPPLVGFLLGRGALGGMLFGLFASGILIALMMFASGGAWEQAAKAVAEGEKKDEFSLKGATDGAIVGSPLARVAAPAVLNLMKLTALFTLFVVMLVARYGSFF, via the coding sequence ATGCCTAACTTAATCCTTATCGGTCTCATATCGGGTATCGTGGGTTTCATATCCTCGATCATCCTCTATTTTAGATTGAGGGATAGAGAGAGGATCAAGGAGGAGGCTTATTTCATTGATGCTTCTCTAAATGGGGGGAAGTGGGCGTTTTTCATCTCTATCCCCGTTGCTCTGGTAGTGGCTTTCGTCATCTTCTTAGCTAAAGGGGCTACCCCGATTTTCGGTTTCCTTTTAGGCGTTCTTTTGGCAGTACTTTTCTTGTTTATAGGGGAAAGAGGGATCCTCTATAAGGTGGAGGAGGGGTATTTCTTGGCTTTGGTTGGTGGATTCCTCTCCCTCCTTTTCCTATTTCTCACCTTCCGCTTATTTTCTGGGGGGAAGGGGGTACTCCTTTTTGTCTTGGCTCTTTCTCTGGTGCTCCTTTTCTCCTTTTTCCGGATAGGAAAGGGCATTCTTAGCGAAGGGGCGAGGCTTGCCGGGGGCTTTTCCCCCTCTATTTCCCGAAGGGGATCGGCTTTCTCTACGGTGGTGGAACCGTTTGAAGCCTTGTTTGCTTCCTTTGCCGCTTCCTATCTTCTTCTTCTGGCAGAGCCGGCGAGAGGCTCTCTCCTTCCGTTTCTCCTCTCACTTGTTCTCCTTGGGGTAGGAAGCGGAGTGGTGGGGTTTATCCTTTCCTATATCTCCCGAAGAAAGGTGTTAGTGAACATTTTGGTCTCCCCCCTTCTCTTCCTCATCGGCGGTTTCTTCCTCTGTCGTTATCTCTCCCTTTCCCGGAGTTATTTTCTGGTGCTCCTCGTTGCTATTCTTTTTGGAGTGATTTCCTTCTTTATTGCTCGTTACTACACTGGAGGAAGGAGCGTTGGTAAGCTTGTTGAGTCAAGCAGGACCGGCTCCGCCACCAATATCATAACTGGGTTCGCCTTGGGCTTAGGAAGCACCTTCTATCCCATCTTGCTCCTTTCTCTTCTCGGCTATCTCTCCTATCGCCTTGCTGGCTCTTTCGGGATCGCTCTTTCCGCTCTTTCCCTTTCCCTGCTTGCCCCTTCGCTCTCTTTCATCTCGCTTGTCGAGGCGGTGGAGGATAGTCTGCCTCGAGGCAGAGGCAGCTGGGGGTGGTTTTTCCTTTCCTCTTCATTAGCTGTTCTCTCCCTCATTTTCGCCTACCCGGTGATCGCCCAGATGGTGGCGGTAAGCGTGATAAGCGCCAAGGTGGTGGTGGGGCTATTTGCTGGTGGTGCCTTAAGCTTTTTCTTTGTCTCCTCGGTCCTTTCCGGGGTGAGCAGACTTGCCCGCCGTGATGAGGCGGGAAAAGCCCTTAAGGTTTCTTCCCTTGCCTCCTATGCCGGAAGAAGGGCGCTTATTCCCGTTGTTTTCGCCCTTATCTTTCCACCCTTGGTCGGGTTTCTTCTCGGTAGGGGTGCGCTTGGGGGGATGCTTTTTGGCCTCTTTGCTTCTGGTATTCTCATCGCCCTGATGATGTTCGCTTCAGGAGGAGCCTGGGAGCAGGCGGCTAAGGCGGTAGCTGAAGGGGAAAAGAAGGATGAGTTTTCTCTCAAGGGGGCGACGGACGGAGCCATCGTTGGTTCTCCCCTTGCTCGGGTGGCAGCGCCGGCGGTGCTTAATTTGATGAAGCTTACCGCTCTTTTTACTTTGTTTGTTGTGATGCTCGTTGCGAGGTATGGTTCTTTCTTTTAA
- the ispE gene encoding 4-(cytidine 5'-diphospho)-2-C-methyl-D-erythritol kinase codes for MKRIELCSFAKINLFLKVGEKRDDGYHEIRTLYQTISLCDLITIERRQEGIEFSSNEPRLPVDERNLAVKAAKLFLDRVGIRLGVRIEIKKRIPLAAGLAGGSSNAATVLLGMNRLFDVGLSKEELFPLARLLGADAPFFLMGGAVLGSGRGDELRPLEFSLPFPYIVLLSPDFEISTAWAYNEYDKLLTRKRKEINMNGLLLGEGKKEILLFNDLERVVEKSFPELSSLKEELRRKGAKGALMSGSGPSLFGLFSERKEAVEAVAFFKERMRVFLTTPLLRDEYVKRMFKDWK; via the coding sequence ATGAAAAGGATAGAACTTTGCTCATTTGCTAAAATAAATCTCTTTTTAAAGGTGGGCGAGAAAAGGGATGATGGTTACCACGAGATAAGAACCCTTTATCAGACCATCTCCCTTTGTGATCTAATCACGATAGAGAGGAGGCAGGAAGGGATAGAGTTCTCCTCAAACGAACCCCGTCTTCCTGTCGATGAGCGGAATTTGGCGGTGAAGGCGGCAAAGCTCTTTTTGGACAGGGTGGGGATCAGGTTGGGGGTACGGATAGAGATCAAAAAAAGGATCCCTCTTGCCGCCGGTTTGGCTGGGGGAAGTAGTAACGCAGCTACGGTTCTCCTTGGGATGAACAGGCTTTTCGATGTAGGGTTATCGAAGGAGGAATTGTTTCCCCTTGCTCGTCTTCTCGGGGCGGATGCCCCTTTTTTCCTGATGGGGGGAGCGGTTTTGGGGTCTGGCAGAGGGGACGAGCTTCGTCCTTTGGAATTTTCCCTTCCTTTTCCTTATATTGTTCTTCTTTCCCCGGATTTTGAAATTAGTACTGCTTGGGCGTACAATGAGTACGATAAGCTGTTGACAAGGAAGAGGAAAGAAATTAATATGAATGGGCTTCTTCTCGGTGAGGGGAAGAAAGAGATTTTGCTCTTTAACGATTTGGAGAGGGTGGTAGAAAAGAGTTTCCCCGAGCTTTCTTCCTTAAAGGAGGAACTTAGGAGGAAGGGGGCAAAGGGGGCGTTGATGTCGGGAAGTGGTCCTTCCCTTTTTGGTCTTTTTTCGGAACGGAAGGAGGCGGTAGAGGCGGTGGCTTTTTTTAAAGAGAGGATGCGTGTTTTTCTAACGACGCCTCTTTTGCGTGATGAGTATGTGAAGCGTATGTTTAAGGATTGGAAGTGA
- a CDS encoding tetratricopeptide repeat protein, with the protein MRRVSTVFFAILLFAGSLFPWQEGRLPTKIKGEAYYHFMMGKLYELEGEGDKALSEYQRALAIDKTAIPIYEAMAALYFYRGKVGKAIDSLNQALRIDPNSGSSARMLGEIYYQLALGEPGGKETIDLAVRYLERARSLKAEDGELYLLLGRLYFLKKEFNRSISALLHHIEFEPRSEEGFLLLAQDYIQLEDFAKAEESLKKAVEIAPLDLRPLVTLINLYRYHRNYQGLAETYERALKLQPDEPEFLRGLGFSYLKLGKAKEAISLLEKALSKDPNDITALRLEAECFCQLKDFSKAEELFNRALTYAPEDEELLFSYARFLSSINEYDRAIKVYSKLLAKAKEGENSLLAENRGVLYANLGLLYYRSGRYKEALSAFSSAEKENSKMLPHLFPFIVLSHFEAGEKEKAFSLIEEKLKKEANPDTLILKANLLVRDGRFDEGVAIVKSLIEHFPDELRYHTTLATLYLEGKRYRKGVPVVRASLRRFPKSDRLYFLLGALYERSGKFVLAERVLLKAIRLNPENDSALNYLGYMLADRGIRLREAISYIKRALAIEPANGSYLDSLGWAYFRQRKIELAKKYLEAASRKEPTSGEIKEHLGDLYLRLKRYQDALSNYKKALSLKVEDEKRLKKKIKKVERLLKRKR; encoded by the coding sequence ATGAGACGGGTAAGTACAGTTTTCTTTGCCATTCTTCTCTTCGCAGGTTCTCTTTTTCCTTGGCAGGAAGGCCGTCTTCCCACCAAGATAAAGGGAGAGGCTTATTATCATTTTATGATGGGCAAGCTCTATGAGCTCGAAGGGGAAGGGGATAAGGCTCTTTCCGAATACCAGCGAGCGCTCGCCATCGATAAAACAGCTATTCCCATCTATGAAGCTATGGCTGCTCTTTATTTTTATCGGGGTAAGGTGGGAAAGGCGATAGATTCGCTTAATCAGGCGCTTAGAATAGATCCCAATTCCGGCAGTAGCGCTCGAATGCTGGGGGAGATATACTATCAACTCGCTCTTGGTGAGCCTGGGGGGAAGGAGACGATCGACCTTGCCGTCCGTTATTTAGAGCGGGCAAGATCACTTAAAGCGGAGGATGGAGAGCTTTATCTTCTCCTTGGCAGGCTCTATTTCTTGAAAAAGGAGTTTAACCGGTCTATCTCCGCTCTCCTTCATCATATTGAATTCGAGCCTCGCTCAGAGGAGGGTTTTCTCCTTCTCGCCCAGGATTACATCCAGCTCGAAGACTTCGCCAAAGCGGAGGAGAGCCTTAAAAAAGCGGTGGAGATAGCCCCTCTCGATCTCCGGCCTCTGGTTACCCTCATCAATCTCTACCGTTATCATCGGAACTATCAGGGCTTAGCCGAAACCTATGAGCGAGCACTAAAACTTCAGCCCGATGAGCCCGAATTTCTTCGAGGACTTGGCTTCTCCTATCTTAAGTTGGGAAAAGCCAAAGAGGCGATATCTCTTTTGGAGAAGGCGCTCTCCAAGGATCCGAATGATATAACCGCCCTTCGCCTTGAAGCGGAGTGTTTTTGTCAACTAAAGGATTTTTCAAAAGCGGAAGAGCTTTTCAACCGAGCGCTTACCTATGCTCCGGAGGATGAAGAGCTTCTTTTCTCCTACGCTCGTTTTCTCAGTAGCATAAATGAGTACGACCGTGCGATAAAGGTATATAGCAAGCTTTTAGCCAAGGCTAAGGAAGGAGAAAATTCCCTCCTTGCAGAGAACAGAGGGGTTCTTTATGCCAATCTTGGACTTCTTTATTATCGGTCAGGACGGTACAAGGAGGCGCTGTCTGCTTTCTCCTCGGCGGAAAAGGAAAATTCGAAGATGCTTCCTCATCTTTTCCCCTTTATCGTTTTAAGCCATTTCGAAGCCGGGGAGAAGGAGAAGGCATTCTCCTTGATCGAGGAGAAGCTCAAGAAGGAGGCAAATCCCGACACCTTGATCCTCAAGGCGAACCTCTTAGTGAGAGATGGTAGGTTCGATGAAGGGGTGGCTATTGTAAAGTCTTTGATCGAACATTTTCCTGATGAGTTACGCTATCATACTACTTTAGCCACTCTTTATCTTGAAGGGAAGAGATATCGGAAGGGGGTCCCAGTGGTACGAGCATCCCTTAGACGATTTCCCAAAAGTGATAGACTCTATTTCCTTCTTGGTGCTTTGTATGAGCGGAGCGGGAAGTTTGTCTTAGCGGAAAGGGTTCTTTTGAAAGCGATCAGGCTCAATCCGGAAAACGATTCCGCCCTAAATTATCTTGGATATATGCTCGCTGATAGAGGAATAAGGCTAAGGGAGGCGATATCCTACATAAAGCGGGCTCTTGCTATCGAGCCCGCTAACGGTTCCTATCTCGATAGTTTGGGCTGGGCTTACTTTAGACAGAGGAAGATCGAGCTCGCCAAAAAATATCTTGAGGCAGCATCACGGAAAGAGCCCACCTCTGGGGAGATAAAGGAGCACCTGGGCGATCTCTACTTAAGACTTAAACGGTACCAGGATGCCCTTTCCAATTACAAAAAAGCGCTTTCCCTTAAGGTGGAGGACGAGAAGAGGCTTAAGAAAAAAATAAAGAAGGTAGAAAGGCTCCTCAAGAGGAAGAGATGA
- a CDS encoding alkaline phosphatase family protein yields the protein MEGKRGKEGKDLRGFLRSLGYLDSPIERYFVKDLTSKTSFILFNLKISLRVAAIGGFIIGLLMAGLSLIVNPELLSHPRDIFVLAFYFVVSFFILFALFEFLGGLLVAGFYLLLRGRLAHPLIIPRRLGFFFSIFSFIYLTLWFRWEGGYFLGGMRSFPLVLLVFGLILLFSFALGRFVSFLGVAVLRRMESSLSPEGRERRTLYRYLVVLVLASAFFFGYLFLTSRERSLSFTKGEEFNIIPTKNRVAVIGIDGMEEGYLRLLIKQGKLPNFARLLNEGSLVPLIPFPERIPPLVWTTISTGMSPSAHGIREFRAKRIAGLSTSFQRGIGLPELYTLLNSLLPGVKLTAEEPVSAWMRKTKAIWDIIGEKKLPVGVVNWWASWPAYPITGFIVSDRTYPKFKIGGGFEEEVFPAELFPKLKRLFYEEGKDFTRLFPLFFLSGKERTVVLEAMREDRYYLSVGARLYQEEKPLFFALYLPGLDIVRGVVFSRGSGDLSTFAERISLIEAYYRFLDDEIGQMVSVLPPDVIVVIVADPGRIVPLFSSGRGALLIKGPVVKKGVRAMPATEFDIAPTLLYLLGFPVSEEMKGRVLKEVIAPRFLSELPLRWVRSFGTRSPEKVISARSRFDREMIERLRALGYIR from the coding sequence TTGGAGGGGAAAAGGGGTAAAGAAGGGAAGGATCTCCGAGGCTTCCTCCGCTCGCTTGGGTATCTCGATTCTCCGATTGAGCGCTACTTTGTCAAGGACCTGACCTCGAAGACCTCCTTTATTTTATTCAATCTAAAGATAAGCCTACGGGTTGCTGCGATCGGAGGGTTTATTATCGGTTTGTTGATGGCAGGACTCAGTCTGATCGTCAACCCAGAGCTTCTTTCTCATCCCCGAGATATCTTCGTCCTTGCTTTCTATTTCGTCGTCTCATTCTTTATCCTCTTTGCCCTGTTTGAATTCCTCGGCGGTTTGTTGGTGGCTGGTTTTTACCTCCTCCTTCGAGGCAGGCTCGCTCACCCTCTCATTATTCCCCGGCGGTTGGGGTTCTTTTTCTCCATCTTTTCCTTTATCTATCTTACCCTTTGGTTCCGCTGGGAGGGGGGGTATTTTTTGGGCGGGATGAGGTCTTTTCCCCTCGTCCTCCTCGTGTTCGGGCTTATTCTCCTCTTTAGTTTTGCCTTAGGGCGTTTTGTCTCCTTTCTCGGTGTGGCGGTTCTCAGGCGGATGGAAAGCTCCCTCTCCCCTGAGGGAAGAGAGCGTAGAACCCTTTACCGTTATCTCGTTGTTTTGGTTTTAGCTTCGGCTTTCTTCTTTGGGTATCTGTTCTTGACATCTCGTGAACGCTCCCTTTCCTTCACTAAAGGGGAGGAGTTCAATATCATCCCTACCAAGAACCGGGTGGCGGTTATTGGCATAGACGGGATGGAGGAAGGATATCTCCGGTTGCTGATCAAACAAGGGAAGCTCCCCAATTTTGCCCGCCTTTTGAACGAGGGCTCATTGGTTCCTCTTATTCCCTTTCCTGAACGCATTCCTCCCCTGGTCTGGACCACCATCTCTACCGGTATGTCTCCATCGGCTCATGGGATAAGGGAGTTTCGGGCGAAGAGGATCGCCGGTCTTAGCACCTCGTTCCAACGGGGTATCGGGCTCCCGGAACTTTATACCCTGTTAAATTCTCTTCTTCCCGGGGTGAAGTTGACTGCTGAGGAGCCGGTGTCCGCTTGGATGAGGAAGACGAAGGCGATCTGGGATATTATAGGAGAAAAAAAGCTCCCAGTAGGAGTGGTCAACTGGTGGGCTTCTTGGCCCGCTTATCCCATCACCGGTTTTATCGTCTCCGATAGAACCTATCCTAAGTTTAAGATTGGCGGAGGGTTTGAGGAGGAGGTATTTCCAGCGGAGCTTTTCCCCAAGCTTAAGAGACTTTTTTATGAGGAGGGTAAGGACTTTACTCGCTTATTTCCCCTTTTCTTCCTCTCCGGGAAGGAGCGAACGGTGGTTTTGGAAGCAATGAGGGAAGATCGCTATTATCTTTCGGTCGGGGCAAGGCTTTATCAAGAGGAGAAACCTCTTTTCTTCGCCCTTTACCTCCCTGGGCTTGATATTGTGCGGGGAGTGGTGTTCTCCAGAGGGAGTGGTGATTTGTCCACCTTTGCCGAAAGGATTTCCTTGATCGAGGCTTATTACCGTTTTCTCGATGACGAGATTGGTCAGATGGTTTCCGTTCTTCCTCCAGATGTCATCGTGGTCATTGTTGCCGACCCTGGACGCATTGTTCCTCTTTTTTCATCGGGACGGGGGGCTCTTCTGATCAAGGGACCAGTTGTCAAAAAGGGAGTAAGAGCAATGCCTGCCACTGAGTTCGATATCGCCCCCACCCTCCTTTACCTCCTTGGCTTCCCGGTTAGCGAGGAAATGAAGGGGAGGGTGCTTAAAGAAGTTATAGCTCCCCGCTTCCTATCCGAGCTTCCCTTAAGGTGGGTGAGAAGCTTTGGCACCAGAAGCCCAGAAAAAGTCATCTCCGCCCGTTCCCGGTTTGACCGGGAGATGATAGAACGGCTCCGTGCCTTAGGCTACATAAGATAA